The sequence AAGTTATAAAACAGGACACTAATGAAGCACATGGTCTTTTCTAATAAGACTTTATGTCACACTAACATACTAATATTCTATTTTAAGACTGATAGTCCATATTGCTTcatttgttgaaaaagaaaaaagaaatagcctttttacaatttagatttatatgataaaatgaatgtaaaattataatatttttattatagaaaaaatataataactgatTGAGGATAATTATAGGATATATGCACAATCTTCACAAAAGAATGATAAAATCCagttcaaaaattaaataacccCTCTTGTAATTTCAGAACTCTGAACTATTAgctatattttataaattgaatGTAATGAAGCGCATCATAATACCTTTCTTAAACCAACAATAACAGTGCTGTTAGCTGTCTAAATATTCATTATACTTTTCATAAaatacgcacacacactctcaatatctttttttaatgtggtttcaGTTATGCCGTCTTCATGAGAAAAGGTTTCTAGAAATAGATATCACACCCTTTTAGACAAAGCCTGCTATCGTCAGAGTGTTACTTCAACAAAAACAGCCCCTCTTAAAACTATACACGAGATAGGAACAATGTAGTGCATGATCTTCTAAGACACCGTCCGTCTGGTTCCTCAGTcacattgtttcatttttaatcttctggaccagcCAACCTGGACCCTAATGCAATTTATAAAGTATTGCGATACATATTCTATATCTGCAGGATCTATTCAGTCATCTATTCAGATTCACTGAATTATCATTTGCAAAATAACATCAAGAGGATATGCATAGGTCATTATATTCCTTTAGTAATTTACCCATAGTGTATACTTGGTTACTTGATGTGCGCCATTTATTTAAggtcaaatgtcaaaatatgatCATGTGGATTATCCTCAGCATTCTCTCTCTGCCTGCAGGGGCGTCATGATCGAATCTTCTCCATCCATTATATGTCCCAGTAACACAAGCTGGATGAAATCACAGGGAAAAAATCATACGGTAAGGTGTACAAATGTCCTGATTTCATTGTAACCGGAGATTCGCTCATTAGTACTTTTATGTCATCTTTACAAGCTGAGTTAAAGCTGCTCTGAGCCACTATAAAGTTGTTTGTAAATGCTGTGCtgcataacattaaaatatcacaTCAGTCCCTAATTCAGGATCCGAGCAGCATTAAGCTTTGTTGTTATGGCAAAGAATATTTCAGTTGTTACACTATTTATAGTTtcatagatttatttatatacatatactaatatttttatttcctaaATTCGTATTTAAAATATCCATTTCATACAGTGTGACTTACCTGACTAATCCAACAGTTTTGCTGCCTCACTTATTAGGcgtaataaatactttttaaacggaacaatatcttttttcttttatgtttgatgGTAAATCTATAATAAAGTCATAAATAATGACAGTGCTTGTTTTGTTCATGAATCCTCCAGTACTCGAGCAGCCTTCCTtcctgttgctatggttacctcctcGGGCGACTTCTGCGAGGAAGCCAAGCGTCTATTAGCGCGCTTGTAAACTTTCGTAGCTACGGCAACGttgtttaaaaaagcattttatgtaCTTCAAACCAATAATGACGTCTTTTTCGTACTAAATATTCGGCTTTATGGCGTTTCGTTTATGTCACAGTAATAAGCAACACATTACAAGGCAGGAAAAGTCGCAAATCTAGTTGTAGTTACCATAAaccattgtatttatttgtgataaatgACAGGGTAACTTAGTTATGAAGAGACATTTAggcaaaagacattttttttcagtatgaataCAGTACAGCAATTTTTTGTCAACAAGAAATCAATAAAAACCAAAGCCACAGTGTTTTCCTCCGGTAATATGAGTTAACAAATGACGACCATATGCCATAATAGTACAGTACAAGTGTTCGCACGTGCAAATACGATCAAACAGGAACAGCCTCGGGTGAATGTTGGTGTTACAGATGGAAAGCACTGTGTTTGTGCTCCTCCAGAGCTGCGTTCGCTCAAGATGTACCAGAGGTCCCTCATGTGGATATCAAACAACAGTGGGCGGCTTTCGTATTCCATCATTAGGGATAGAGTCCAGTCCATCTTGTTTGTTCACGTTCACTTAGAGCTTGTGTATTTGGTCACGGCCTTTGTGCCCTCGGACACGGCGTGTTTGGCCAGCTCTCCCGGCAGGAGCAGGCGCACGGCCGTCTGGATCTCCCGGGATGTGATAGTGGAGCGCTTGTTGTAATGCGCCAGTCGCGACGCTTCTCCGGCGATACGCTCGAAGATGTCGTTTACAAACGAATTCATAATGCCCATCGCCTTTGAGGAAATACCAGTATCCGGATGGACTTGTTTCAGTACTTTGTACACGTAAATGGCGTAACTCTCTTTCCTGGTCTTACGCCTTTTCTTATCCCCCTTCTTCTGGGTCTTGGTGACAGCTTTTTTAGACCCCTTTTTGGGAGCGGGTGCTGATTTCGCAGGTTCAGGCATTTTGTCGGTTTTTCACAAAAGCTCAGCTGTTAAAGGATAGTTATGGTATTCGAACGCGCTGCGTACATTTTGCCCCTTATTTATAGAGTCGGCATGCAAATTAGAGCGAGCACAGAGTGCGTTTTGATAGGATGACTTTCTAACGTCATGGACTAAAACTCGAGCGGCGGTTGGTTGCTTGCTTTAGAGTGAAACCAACCAGTCAGAACACACGTCCGGGTATAAATACCAATCCCTGCTTACATCATAAACGAAAGTACATTTGACTAGCAATACTAAACAGGACGCTTCTAGCCAAACAGACGGTTCCTTTGTTGTCAAAACATGTCTGGAAGAGGTAAAACCGGGGGGAAGGCCCGCGCGAAGGCCAAGTCTCGTTCATCCAGAGCTGGACTTCAGTTTCCAGTCGGACGTGTACACAGATTATTACGCAAGGGAAATTACGCCGAGCGCGTAGGCGCAGGAGCCCCCGTGTATTTGGCCGCTGTCCTGGAATACCTAACGGCTGAGATCCTCGAGCTGGCAGGGAACGCAGCCCGAGACAACAAGAAAACAAGAATCATCCCCCGTCACCTGCAGCTGGCTGTCCGCAACGACGAAGAGCTCAACAAGCTTTTAGGCGGTGTTACCATCGCCCAGGGCGGAGTGCTTCCAAACATCCAAGCAGTGCTGCTGCCCAAGAAAACCGAGAAGCCAGCCAAGAGCAAGTAACGGGGCTTTGCGATCATGGACAATGACACAAACGCAGCTCGATTAGTTTGAGTCAAAGTAATGTTATGTTCCCTATTTCACActatattgtgtttgttttaatgaaaatgacagcTGCATCTTGTaaactttgatttgtttttttttttggtgttgatcATTGCTCTTTTGGACAGTCGCACTCCAGCACACAAGAAGAGATCTACACCACCAGTGGCTATAAATGGCCATGGGACATTAAACCTGCCATTACGATGGACTATCcttactgggaaaaaaaaataaaaactccattTGTGGGATGAATGAACATCAGTATTTCATCGTATATGGAGCAATGTTTTATTTGTCACTGCTTTTAATTACATGCAAGTCATGTCCTTCATCTGCTGTTCAAGTGATTATGTTGTTTCAATAAATGTTAAGTGCCAGTGGAAGGCACAAAGAACCTGTGATTCATTGTTTTTCTCCAAGTTGCATGACTTGAGTGGTCTAAAAGAGAAGCTCTAATTACAAGTGTGCCACATTAAATGAGCATTCAATACTTTTTACATTAAGAAATTgtgctttctttttaaaatagaaaaacattaaaatgacaagTGTGTTgaacatacaaaatattaaaaccattatGCAGAACAAATGATTCATTATTGTGCCAAAAAGgagaaatcaacaaaaataaactgaaaaacctataaacaaacaaaaaaaaagttatgcaagcAATGTCCTCTGAACAATGTTGTTTGCTGTTAAAGGGACTGTGCCGTAATGGTTTTGTTGGGTGCTATTCTTCTGAGACTCTTTTGGTTTAGAATGAATAACCGACCAATTagaaaaacacaatatacacactAGAGAGCCagataatgtaaacaaaaactgaatCGCCAGCAGTGTGACTGCATGTTCCAATAATTCCAAAATCTATTATTAGTTACAACATTGCATTTGGTTTCGATGCTGTGATGAAGCCATTTTTACTATGATATCTCACTGAACTGGAAGTTGAGCATAATTAGATCAGAACCATACTTATTATTCCATACTGTTTTATTGTACAAACATAACTCTTATTATATTACAGCCTTTAGGAGTCAGTCCAATTACATGGAAAAGAAATAACGTGTCAACAGAATTCACATCCAGTGTGCTTAAGACTACTTTATTAAGTGTTCGTAGTTTTAAGTGCTTTGTAACAATTGTGTTGTTACACTAGTAATTAACACAAGGGCTTCATAGCCAAGATGACCAAAACTTATAACTAAAAAATTATGTTATAGACAGCAAGGAAAATTCAGCTCCTTGCACTTATTCAAGCCAAAATAATGTTTTCCCCTCTTCAAATACTAACGCTGCCTTTAAAAGACATTATGGTTTTCAGAAGTGGTATTTACATGAgatattacaataaatgtaaaagtgaattaaatAATGTTAGATAATGGCTTTGACAGAATTTGGCATGTGATAACATATAATCTCCATTTTTCTCTGACTTTAAGCCTATTTCTCTGCGTACCCTTCTGTTTTCATGTCATTCAGCCCCAAGTCTTCATTCTGCTCAAAGGTCCTGGTGTATTTCTCGATCTTCATTTCTGGATCTGGATCTGGCGCATAAACATTCTGCAAAAAGGTGTGAATAGTTAGCCTTcagataaaagaaaaacatatataaaatatttgaaatcacaCAGATTCAAAACAATAAATCTTATGCTTAACCATGAGATGTTATAATAAGAccctttaaatattgtaaaaaaaagaaaatgtaactcCTAGCTCACCTGAAGATAACTGTTTCCTGCAGGATCATCCAGGATAATGTGCACATCCATTTCCGCTGCTATTATCtaagaaacattttataaatacaacaaattaacactccagaaaaataatgtattacatacatacatacatacatacatacatatatatatatatatacatacatacatacatacatacatacatatatatatatttaattaattaattaattaattatttaattattttataaaaaaattaataattaacaaaaatataaataaatgtttatgcataTGCAATATTCAAAGAATTCAAAacgttttataaattataaaaatgactaatCTCAACAAAACTTAgaatatgaaaaaatttaaataagaaaattagaatatgctgacatgccaatcagctaatcaactcaaaacacctgcaaaggtttcctgagccttcaaaatggtctctcagtttggttcactaggctacacaatcatgaggaagactgctgatctgacagttgtccagaacacaatcattgacacccttcacaaggaggctAAGCcataaacattcattgccaaagaaactggctattcacagagtgctgtatccaagcatgttaacagaatgttgagtggaaggaaaaagtgtggaagaaaaagatgcacaaccaaccgagagaaccgcagcctttgtcaaacaaaattgattcaagaatttgagtgaacttcacaaggaatggactgaggctgggggggtcaaggcatcaagagccaccacacacagacgtgtcaaggaatttgactacagttgtcgtattcctcttgttaagccactcctgaaccacagacaacgtcagaggcgtcttacctgggctaagaagaagaagaactggactgttgcccagtggtccaaagtcctcttttcagatgagagcaagttttgtatttcatttggaaaccaaggtcctagagtctggaggaagggtggagaagctcatagcccaagttgcttgaagtccagtgttaagtttccacagtctgtgatgatttggggtgcaatgtcatctgctggtgttggtccgtTGTGTTTTtagaaaaccaaagtcactgcacccgtttaccaagaaattttggagcacttcatgcttccttctagtgaccagctttttgaagatgctgatttcattttgcagtaagatttggcacctgcccacactgccaaaagcaccaaaagttggttaaatgaccatggtgttggtgtgcttgactggccagcaaactcaccagacctgaaccccatagagaatctatggtttattctcaagaggaaaatgagaaacaagagaccaaaaaatgcagatgagctgaaggccactgtcaaagaaacctgggcttccataccacctcagcagtgccacaaactgatcacctccatgccacgccgaattgaggcagtaattaaagcaaaaggagcccctgccaagtattgagtacatgtacagtaaatcaacatactttccagaaggccaacaattcactaaaattgaattattggACTTtttaagtattctaatttgttgagatagtgaattggtggggttttgttaaatgtgagccaaaatcatcacaattacaagaaccaaagacttaaactacttcagtctgtgttcattgaatttatttaatagagGTTGACCAATGTATcagttttgccgattaatcggcaccaaTAGTTGATTGCGGGAACAATCaattatcggcaaaaatccatgccaaTAGTTTATGACtctttgttcattcttgaagtaatcttgtgtccgtttggtgaataaatgaactgttttagACCACTGCTCGAGTTGAATGCGACAcgtccagagtgtgtgtgtgatacggGTGAGTTTTCCTAGACTCAgtgctgctcttttattttgattagataatcattatgtgttcaagaatagaagcagttaaagtgtgagagtacaTGTCCGTGACgcggaaaacgcggacggaatccagtcataaaaacagaattcacaatcAAAAGTccttacacttaaatcaaatcatgatatggactagtatctgtaaatattaagccgcaaaagtcgatttaaatatgaatcctgcatgttctgcgtgtctctgttaatgaatggagCAGACGCaaggtttcatttattaaacGTATACTGAAGCAcgcgtgacgctcgcggtgatttcagcgtctgctgtctcactaaatgaagaggtaaacacatgaacaacatctccagaactgctctgagagagccttcatgagcatttgatcgtttgatttaaataaaactagcgtcatataaCATACACAGAACTggaaaggtattcacggcaacccgtcaaaataaaagtccggtttaatttgaagtctatttttcagtagaatttACAtagcatactactactactactaaaattaatcaaacattattttataaagaataatcacacaaacatttcttcaatgttttaattttaatagtaaatcccctttgtttgccaaagaaaagtttgcttaattttcagtagttaaaagataaatgaaattaatggtTCATGCATTGATTTGACATAAACAACACAACAGAATTTTTGAgcgggaaaaaaatcataaggcttctttaagaaaaaaaataaattacgtttttttatgcattcaaatatctagacatgctaaaacagaatttgataacaaacaaaaaaaataagaaaaaaataaaacatttcatagagccctaaacatgtaattttttgttaaacttttattaaattgatgtgaaaatcgataaatttcatggttttaattaataagccttgctttttgattaataaactttaatttaactattaaaaaggagtggagaaaaattaaaatggaaaaaaaaaaacagaatccagaaaaattttaacggaatttaggaaaaaataaagcgGATTTTAAAGGGCCCTATtagagtgtggtaatttcaactattactattattattattattactactactacttttattattattactactactagcatggttcagtactgtttttatttttagttttttaaataaagcactattttagttatttttcagtatccattttaaaaaatatcggttaattaatcggtattggccagtgtggtccaacctagctatcggtatcggcaaaatccactatcggtcgacctctattatttaatacacgagttttgTTGAACtacaaataaatgaacttttccacgacattctaatttattgagatgcacctgtatgtaaatagctattatttaaatattaatttttttcagtaattctatatttattatttaaacaccaTAAACAAGCTCctttttagacaccatattgagaatactgtcaagacATTTAACAGTGAGGAACAATAACAGAAATTCAAGGAATATATTTCAAACCTTGTCAATCTTTTGCCCAAAAAGCTCCAGTTTCTCGGCTCTATCTGATGTAGTGCTGTCTCCACACATGAAGGGGTTTTTCGAAACAatctaaaataagcaaaaatgcataaaataagcataaaaggAGCTGTCTGTTGATAACAGAGAACACTGTTAGCAGGGCTTTGATTCCTACTAGGTCTTTGATGTCCTTGAGAAGACCTTCCAGCGTAGTGAACTTCCCTCCAAGAGCCGCCATCCCGAACTCAAACTCCAGCTCAGGAATCAACACGCTACATGTCTCTGACtgtaacacacatacatacatcaaGGACGATACTTTTcacatgtaaaatgtattcacatAGTGTATCTCAAAGATGTTGTTAGACGAAGCCACCTTCAGCAGGTCTCTGGACATATCTGACGGGTCGGTTACGTGGAGTGTTATTCTGGTTCCCAGCTCTTCTGTGGCTCCTCCTGATTTCACCTATTTCATGATGccagtaaaaaacaatatatgatatgatatgcaTAAATAAGTAAACTAAACATAAGTATATTATCCCCACCTCATTGGTGCGATGTCCACAGCTGTCACAATTAGTGGCCATTATAATGACCTCTTTAAAGTGTGGAATTTCTGCAATTGGGTTAAGGGACTAATAAACTACTTTCTTTAAATTATGATGCACAATGGTTAAACTGCTTTTATGAACCAT is a genomic window of Cyprinus carpio isolate SPL01 chromosome B10, ASM1834038v1, whole genome shotgun sequence containing:
- the LOC109097339 gene encoding histone H2B 3; amino-acid sequence: MPEPAKSAPAPKKGSKKAVTKTQKKGDKKRRKTRKESYAIYVYKVLKQVHPDTGISSKAMGIMNSFVNDIFERIAGEASRLAHYNKRSTITSREIQTAVRLLLPGELAKHAVSEGTKAVTKYTSSK
- the LOC122138721 gene encoding histone H2A-like, producing MSGRGKTGGKARAKAKSRSSRAGLQFPVGRVHRLLRKGNYAERVGAGAPVYLAAVLEYLTAEILELAGNAARDNKKTRIIPRHLQLAVRNDEELNKLLGGVTIAQGGVLPNIQAVLLPKKTEKPAKSK